One genomic window of Arthrobacter caoxuetaonis includes the following:
- a CDS encoding bifunctional 2-methylcitrate synthase/citrate synthase, with the protein MTDTNIHKGLAGVMVDTTRISKVNPDTNSLLYRGYPVQELAAKCSFEEVAYLLWNGELPTDEQLAEFVEGERSQRALTPELKAVIDALPVTCHPMDVCRTAVSVLGAQHPQADESSVLANMQKSVSLFAAMPAVVAYDQRRRRGEDLVEPRDDLDYSSNFLWMTFGEEAAPEVVEAFNVSMILYAEHSFNASTFTGRVITSTLSDLHSAVTGAVGALKGPLHGGANEAVMHTFEEITTSAGEGDVAEHAAGWLDAALADKKKIMGFGHRVYKNGDSRVPTMKASLDKMVKHYDRADLGELYTALESAMGERKNILPNLDYPAGPVYHLMGFDTPTFTPLFVAARITGWTAHIMEQLEANSLIRPLSAYDGPEERHLA; encoded by the coding sequence ATGACCGACACAAACATCCACAAGGGCCTGGCCGGAGTGATGGTGGACACCACCCGCATCTCCAAGGTAAATCCCGACACCAACTCGCTGCTGTACCGCGGCTATCCGGTGCAGGAGCTGGCCGCCAAGTGTTCGTTCGAGGAAGTGGCCTACCTGCTCTGGAACGGTGAGCTGCCCACGGATGAGCAGCTGGCCGAGTTCGTGGAGGGTGAGCGGTCCCAGCGGGCGCTGACCCCGGAGCTGAAGGCAGTCATCGACGCCCTGCCGGTGACCTGCCATCCGATGGATGTCTGCCGCACGGCTGTGTCGGTCCTGGGCGCCCAGCATCCGCAGGCAGACGAGTCCTCCGTCCTAGCCAACATGCAGAAATCGGTCAGCCTGTTTGCCGCCATGCCTGCCGTCGTCGCCTATGACCAGCGCCGGCGGCGCGGCGAGGACCTGGTGGAACCCCGGGATGATCTGGACTACTCCTCGAACTTCCTCTGGATGACGTTCGGTGAGGAAGCCGCCCCCGAGGTGGTGGAGGCGTTCAACGTGTCGATGATCCTGTACGCGGAGCACTCCTTCAATGCCTCCACGTTCACCGGCCGTGTCATCACGTCCACGCTCTCGGACCTGCATTCGGCCGTGACCGGAGCAGTCGGCGCGCTGAAGGGGCCGCTGCACGGCGGCGCCAACGAGGCGGTGATGCACACGTTCGAGGAGATCACCACCAGCGCCGGCGAGGGCGACGTCGCCGAGCACGCGGCAGGCTGGCTGGATGCCGCGCTGGCGGATAAGAAGAAGATCATGGGCTTCGGCCACCGCGTGTACAAGAACGGCGACTCGCGGGTGCCCACCATGAAGGCCTCCCTGGACAAGATGGTCAAGCACTATGACCGTGCCGATCTGGGCGAGCTGTACACGGCGCTGGAATCGGCCATGGGTGAGCGTAAGAACATCCTGCCGAACTTGGACTACCCGGCTGGGCCCGTGTACCACCTGATGGGCTTTGACACCCCCACGTTCACTCCGCTGTTCGTGGCTGCCCGGATCACCGGCTGGACCGCGCACATCATGGAGCAGCTGGAGGCCAACTCTCTGATCCGTCCCCTCAGCGCCTACGACGGCCCCGAGGAGCGGCACCTGGCCTAG
- a CDS encoding GntR family transcriptional regulator: MRASDRAYAMLREDIVEWRLPPGTVLGEVEQSQRLGISRTPLREALARLAADGLAAPHNGRGVVVTPISADTVESLFELRQALECQAASLAAVRCNPDVFRALRADFEAAAARLDADPDEDPARRGYYALVARLDAAIDEAAANPYLTQALGNVRLHLARVRRLAKDNPGRLRDTAAEHATIAGAIAAADPALAAAATRIHLHKSLEHFTAVHHP, translated from the coding sequence ATGCGGGCCAGCGACAGGGCCTACGCCATGCTGCGGGAAGACATCGTCGAATGGCGGCTTCCGCCGGGAACGGTGCTGGGCGAGGTGGAACAGTCCCAGCGCCTCGGCATCTCCCGCACGCCGCTGCGTGAAGCCCTTGCCCGGCTCGCCGCAGACGGGCTGGCGGCACCGCACAACGGGCGCGGCGTCGTCGTCACCCCTATTTCGGCGGACACTGTCGAATCGCTCTTCGAACTGCGTCAGGCCCTTGAATGCCAGGCCGCTTCCCTGGCCGCGGTCCGCTGCAATCCCGACGTGTTCCGAGCCCTGCGTGCCGACTTCGAGGCCGCGGCGGCCCGGCTGGATGCCGACCCGGACGAGGACCCGGCGCGGCGCGGCTACTACGCCCTGGTCGCCCGGCTCGATGCAGCGATCGATGAGGCCGCGGCTAACCCCTACCTCACCCAGGCCCTGGGCAACGTCCGCCTGCACCTGGCGCGTGTCCGCCGCCTCGCCAAGGACAACCCCGGCAGGCTCAGGGACACGGCAGCCGAGCACGCCACCATCGCCGGGGCAATTGCCGCAGCGGACCCTGCCCTTGCCGCAGCGGCTACCCGAATCCACCTTCACAAGAGCCTTGAACACTTCACCGCCGTCCACCACCCCTGA
- a CDS encoding MerR family transcriptional regulator: protein MRISELAAESGVPVATIKFYLRSGLLPEGRQTAPRQAEYGADHLSRLRLIRALLGPGGLSIAAAGEVLKQLDQPPGSTHGLLGAAHHALDTGVRARAGQSMTEHPRADAMLASLGWNIDPADHLSRYRLEEALAGLEAAGFVPPPGFPEMYASAMRELAVRELEQVPLGSSSEAMRYVVLGTILTEPLLLALRRLAQQDVSAKNFADTAPPPSPAGETVPKHS from the coding sequence ATGCGAATTTCAGAGCTGGCGGCAGAGTCCGGGGTACCGGTGGCCACCATCAAGTTCTACCTGCGGAGCGGCCTGCTTCCGGAAGGCCGGCAAACAGCTCCCCGGCAGGCAGAGTACGGCGCGGACCATCTGTCCCGCCTGCGGCTTATCCGCGCCCTCCTGGGGCCCGGAGGGCTGTCCATTGCGGCTGCCGGCGAGGTGTTGAAACAGCTGGACCAGCCACCGGGGTCCACGCACGGGCTTCTCGGCGCGGCACACCACGCGCTGGACACCGGCGTGCGTGCGAGGGCCGGACAGTCAATGACGGAGCACCCGAGGGCAGACGCGATGCTTGCCTCGCTGGGCTGGAACATTGATCCGGCCGACCATCTCTCCCGGTACCGGCTCGAAGAGGCACTGGCCGGTCTGGAGGCCGCGGGGTTTGTGCCGCCGCCCGGGTTCCCGGAAATGTATGCCTCAGCCATGCGGGAGCTTGCCGTCCGGGAACTGGAGCAGGTGCCGCTGGGGAGCTCCTCGGAAGCCATGCGGTATGTGGTGCTGGGAACCATCCTCACCGAGCCGCTGCTCCTGGCGCTGCGCCGCCTGGCGCAGCAGGATGTCTCCGCCAAAAACTTCGCAGACACTGCTCCGCCTCCGTCGCCCGCCGGCGAAACTGTGCCGAAACACTCCTGA
- a CDS encoding AMP-binding protein, with protein sequence MGTNGYAKTYADSVEDPEKFWLDAAGLIDWDVAPRQALDDHGAPLYRWFPDGQLNTSFNALDRHVLAGRGDDTALIYDSAMLDTQRTYSFSELLAEVETFAGVLHGQGIRAGDRVVIYLPMVPEAVIAMLATARLGAVHSVVFGGFAAAELAARIDDARPDVVVTASGGLEPKRRVEYLPAVAEALETAAHRVRSVVVASRDGFGHTAEEYDGAGGTEWADWAKLAETAEPQGPVSVAATDPLYILYTSGTTGSPKGVVRDNGSHAVALAWSMRNIYDIAPGQVMWTASDVGWVVGHSYIVYGPLIAGAATVLYEGKPVGTPDAGAFWRVAAEHRVEVLFTAPTALRAIRRADPEAALLAGYDVSKLRTLFAAGERLDPETFRWASESLGIPVVDHWWQTETGWAICANPMGLDPQPIKAGSPTFPVPGFRVRIVDGSGTEVAAGSEGNIVLDLPLPPGTLATLWGSDDRYRASYLEAFEGSYATGDSGYVDEDGYVFVMGRTDDVINVAGHRLSTGAIEQAVAKHPDVAECAVIGVRDSLKGQRPCGYVVLKAGSTATEQEVQSALADLVRKQIGPVADFRDVRVVEALPKTRSGKILRKTMRQIADGDDFVVPSTIEDRSVLDDLMPLLRPGT encoded by the coding sequence ATGGGAACTAACGGTTATGCGAAGACCTATGCCGACAGCGTTGAGGACCCGGAGAAATTCTGGCTGGACGCCGCAGGCCTCATCGACTGGGACGTTGCGCCCCGGCAGGCCCTGGATGATCACGGTGCACCGCTTTACCGGTGGTTCCCTGACGGGCAGCTGAACACCAGCTTCAATGCCCTGGACCGGCATGTCCTTGCCGGCCGCGGCGACGATACAGCCCTCATCTACGACTCGGCCATGCTGGACACCCAGCGGACCTACAGCTTCAGCGAACTGCTGGCCGAGGTGGAGACCTTCGCGGGTGTACTGCACGGCCAGGGGATCCGTGCCGGGGACCGGGTAGTGATTTACCTGCCCATGGTTCCCGAAGCGGTCATCGCGATGCTGGCAACCGCCCGGCTGGGCGCCGTGCATTCCGTGGTGTTCGGCGGGTTTGCCGCCGCAGAACTGGCCGCGCGCATCGATGACGCCCGGCCCGACGTCGTCGTCACTGCCAGCGGGGGACTGGAGCCCAAGCGCCGGGTTGAATACCTGCCTGCAGTGGCCGAGGCCCTGGAAACCGCGGCGCACCGGGTGCGTTCCGTCGTCGTTGCCTCACGGGACGGTTTTGGCCACACGGCAGAGGAATACGACGGCGCCGGCGGAACAGAGTGGGCAGACTGGGCAAAGCTGGCGGAGACGGCCGAACCCCAGGGGCCGGTCAGCGTAGCCGCGACCGACCCGCTGTACATCCTCTACACGTCAGGAACCACGGGGTCGCCCAAAGGTGTGGTCCGGGACAACGGGTCCCACGCTGTCGCGCTCGCCTGGTCCATGCGCAACATCTACGACATTGCCCCCGGCCAGGTGATGTGGACGGCGTCCGACGTCGGCTGGGTGGTCGGGCACTCCTACATCGTCTACGGACCCCTGATCGCAGGGGCAGCAACAGTGCTGTACGAGGGCAAACCGGTGGGGACCCCCGACGCCGGGGCGTTCTGGCGGGTAGCTGCTGAACACCGCGTGGAGGTTCTCTTTACGGCTCCAACGGCGCTGCGTGCGATCCGGCGCGCGGATCCGGAGGCAGCGCTGCTGGCGGGGTATGACGTGTCCAAGCTGCGGACCCTCTTCGCGGCGGGCGAGCGGCTGGATCCGGAGACCTTTCGCTGGGCGTCGGAGTCCCTGGGGATTCCGGTGGTGGACCACTGGTGGCAGACAGAAACCGGCTGGGCAATCTGTGCCAATCCGATGGGCCTTGACCCGCAGCCGATCAAGGCCGGCTCGCCAACCTTCCCGGTGCCTGGCTTCCGGGTGCGCATCGTGGATGGGTCCGGCACCGAAGTGGCGGCGGGCTCCGAAGGCAACATTGTGCTGGACCTTCCTCTCCCGCCGGGAACCCTCGCGACGCTGTGGGGGAGCGACGACCGCTACCGTGCCTCCTACCTTGAAGCCTTCGAGGGCAGCTATGCGACGGGGGATTCGGGATATGTGGATGAGGACGGCTACGTCTTTGTCATGGGGAGGACAGATGACGTCATCAACGTGGCAGGGCACCGCCTCTCCACTGGAGCAATCGAGCAGGCCGTGGCGAAGCATCCGGACGTGGCCGAGTGCGCCGTCATCGGTGTGCGGGACAGCCTGAAGGGCCAGCGCCCCTGCGGGTACGTGGTGCTCAAAGCCGGATCAACGGCGACGGAACAAGAAGTCCAGTCAGCGCTCGCGGACCTGGTCCGGAAGCAGATCGGTCCCGTGGCGGACTTCCGCGACGTCCGGGTCGTGGAAGCACTGCCCAAGACCCGTTCCGGGAAGATCCTGCGCAAGACCATGCGCCAGATTGCCGACGGCGATGATTTCGTGGTTCCCTCCACCATCGAGGACCGCTCGGTGCTGGATGACCTGATGCCGCTGCTCCGTCCCGGCACCTGA
- a CDS encoding MmgE/PrpD family protein: MKSHNVRVYRSEENLPREDQLAWKIAAVAADPVAVTDDVTDMVINRIIDNASVAVASLTRGPIVAARAQALSFAPSSGGSGAAVFGVEEKTSPEWAAWANGVAVRELDFHDTFLAAEYSHPGDNIPPILAAAQHTGASGADLLRGIATGYEIQVDLAKAICLHKHKIDHVAHLGPSAAAGIGTLLGLDTETIFQAVGQALHTTTATRQSRKGEISTWKAHAPAFAGKMAVEAVDRAMRGQTSPTPIYEGEDGVIAWLLDGPDAAYTVPLPAPGEAKRAILDTYTKEHSAEYQAQAWIDLARKIHREHPETADPANVAAVLISTSHHTHYVIGSGANDPQKYDPAASRETLDHSIPYIFTVALQDGAWHHVDSYSPERAGRPDTVALWHKVTTVEDPEWTRRYHSVDIAEKAFGGRVDITLTDGTVITDEIAVADAHPLGARPFVRADYINKFRTLAAGLVSEEEMDRFITAAERLPELAAGELGQLNITAAAGIIDPAAAPKGLF, from the coding sequence GTGAAATCCCATAACGTCCGCGTGTACCGCAGCGAGGAAAACCTCCCCCGCGAAGACCAGCTGGCCTGGAAGATCGCCGCCGTCGCAGCTGACCCCGTAGCCGTCACCGATGACGTCACGGACATGGTCATCAACCGCATTATCGACAATGCCTCCGTGGCCGTCGCTTCGCTGACCCGCGGTCCGATCGTCGCAGCCCGCGCCCAGGCGCTCTCCTTTGCACCGTCCTCCGGCGGATCCGGGGCAGCCGTCTTCGGTGTGGAGGAGAAGACCTCCCCCGAATGGGCTGCCTGGGCCAACGGCGTGGCCGTTCGTGAACTGGACTTCCACGACACCTTCCTCGCCGCGGAATACTCCCACCCGGGCGACAACATTCCCCCGATCCTCGCCGCGGCGCAGCACACCGGCGCCTCAGGCGCGGACCTGCTGCGCGGGATCGCCACCGGTTACGAGATCCAGGTCGACCTGGCCAAGGCCATCTGCCTGCACAAGCACAAGATCGACCATGTGGCGCACCTCGGCCCGTCCGCCGCCGCCGGCATCGGCACCCTACTGGGCCTGGACACCGAGACGATCTTCCAGGCCGTGGGCCAGGCGCTGCACACCACCACTGCCACCCGGCAGTCGCGCAAGGGCGAAATCTCCACGTGGAAGGCACACGCCCCGGCGTTCGCCGGCAAGATGGCTGTCGAAGCCGTCGACCGGGCAATGCGGGGACAGACCTCCCCCACTCCGATCTACGAAGGCGAAGACGGTGTCATTGCCTGGCTGCTGGACGGGCCCGACGCCGCCTATACAGTGCCGCTGCCCGCACCGGGAGAGGCAAAGCGCGCCATCCTGGACACGTACACGAAGGAACACTCCGCCGAGTACCAGGCACAGGCGTGGATCGACCTGGCGCGCAAGATCCACCGTGAGCACCCGGAAACCGCAGATCCGGCCAACGTTGCGGCCGTGCTGATCTCCACCTCGCACCACACGCACTACGTGATCGGTTCCGGCGCCAACGATCCGCAGAAGTACGATCCCGCGGCCTCCCGCGAAACCCTGGACCACTCCATTCCGTACATCTTCACGGTCGCCCTGCAGGACGGCGCCTGGCACCACGTGGATTCCTACTCTCCCGAACGTGCCGGCCGCCCGGACACCGTAGCGCTCTGGCACAAGGTGACCACTGTGGAAGACCCGGAATGGACCCGCCGCTACCACTCGGTTGACATCGCCGAGAAGGCGTTCGGCGGACGGGTGGACATCACCCTCACCGACGGAACCGTGATCACCGACGAGATCGCCGTGGCCGATGCCCATCCCCTCGGTGCCCGTCCGTTCGTTCGCGCCGACTACATCAACAAGTTCCGCACGCTCGCCGCCGGACTGGTCTCCGAGGAGGAAATGGACCGCTTCATCACGGCCGCCGAACGCCTGCCCGAACTCGCCGCCGGTGAGCTCGGCCAGCTCAACATCACTGCCGCCGCCGGGATCATCGATCCCGCCGCCGCGCCGAAGGGACTGTTCTAA
- the prpB gene encoding methylisocitrate lyase produces the protein MLYSSTTPEQKRIAMREGLASGTLQQYPGAFNPLSARLIEEKGFDGVYISGAVLANDLGLPDIGLTTLTEVATRAGQIARMTDLPAIVDADTGFGEPMNVARTIQELENAGLAGCHVEDQFNPKRCGHLDGKNVVDLDTATKRIRAAADARRDPNFLIMARTDIRAVDGLQAAQDRARALVEAGADAIFPEAMKTVEEFAAIRAAVDVPILANMTEFGKSELFTYDQLAAAGVNMVIYPVTLLRSAMGAAERTLEAIKADGTQQAAVPSMLTRARLYDLVDYEAYNRFDTSVFNFQVPGTTGTAAPA, from the coding sequence ATGCTGTACTCCTCCACCACTCCCGAACAGAAGCGCATCGCGATGCGCGAAGGCCTGGCCTCCGGCACCCTGCAGCAGTATCCGGGTGCCTTCAACCCGCTCTCGGCCCGGCTGATTGAGGAAAAGGGATTCGACGGCGTCTATATCTCCGGCGCGGTCCTCGCCAACGACCTTGGCCTGCCGGACATTGGGCTGACCACGCTCACCGAGGTGGCGACCCGTGCCGGCCAGATCGCACGGATGACCGACCTCCCGGCAATTGTCGACGCCGACACCGGCTTCGGCGAGCCGATGAACGTGGCCCGCACCATCCAGGAACTCGAGAACGCCGGCCTGGCCGGCTGCCACGTCGAGGACCAGTTCAACCCCAAGCGCTGCGGGCACCTGGATGGGAAGAACGTCGTCGACCTGGACACAGCCACCAAGCGGATCCGCGCTGCCGCTGACGCCCGCCGGGATCCCAACTTCCTGATCATGGCGCGGACCGATATCCGCGCCGTCGACGGACTGCAAGCAGCCCAGGACCGGGCCCGGGCGCTCGTGGAAGCCGGCGCCGACGCAATTTTCCCCGAGGCCATGAAGACGGTGGAGGAATTCGCCGCCATCCGCGCCGCCGTCGACGTCCCGATCCTGGCGAACATGACCGAATTCGGCAAGAGCGAGCTGTTTACCTATGACCAGCTCGCCGCCGCCGGCGTCAACATGGTCATTTACCCGGTAACCCTGCTGCGCAGCGCGATGGGCGCAGCAGAGCGCACGTTGGAGGCCATCAAGGCCGACGGCACGCAGCAGGCAGCGGTTCCCAGCATGCTCACACGTGCACGCCTGTACGATCTGGTGGATTATGAGGCGTACAACCGCTTCGACACTTCGGTATTCAACTTCCAGGTCCCCGGTACAACCGGCACCGCGGCGCCGGCCTGA